The Balneola vulgaris DSM 17893 DNA window CAGTTTCCCCCTTGCTAAAGCGTATCGTTTGCGTTTCGGGTACTTCCCCTTCTGGTGTAGCTGTAGTATTGATATTCGCTCTTCTTGCAATGATATCATTTCGTTGTTTCACATAGCTACTTCCTGCAACATAAAGATAGATATCAGAAATTAAGCCTGTTCTTACATCAGGATCTACTGACCACTGAACATTATCCTGAGTTGAGGTAGCTAACATTGGGTACAATTCGGGATACATATAGAATGGTTTCCCGCCATCAATAGGTTCGAATAAAACTTTATAGGTTTGCTGACCCGGTCTATTTTGATTTACAAGATCATAACCCACATAAGTCACTACATACTTCCCATTTACAATCTTAGGCTCTTTGAGCTCTAAATTAAGCATTGTTACAGGTTCAGTGATTGTGAAGCCCATCTCATCTTTTACTTCACCATTTTTCACACGCTCGTTATAAGCCTCAGTAGTTTGATCAATCATTGGCTTGTTATAAGCCGATGATATTAAAATACCTATCAATAGCACACCAAAACCGACGTGTGTAACTGAACCACCAATAAGTTTAGGTTTTTGAATAATCAAACGAACCATAACCCAAGCATTCCCTACTACCGCAAAGAAAGCTGTAAAGATGTAAAGCACGTAGTATGGATCACGAACTTCACCAACAATCATTGTTAAAATGGTACACGCCGATGTCACCAATAAAGGATATACCAACGCTGAAGAAAGTGATTCCCAATTGTACTTCTTCCAAAAAAGATATTGACCAATCACCGTAAGAACAGCCATGATCATTGCAATTGGCATACTCCATTGATTGTAGAAACTAATTTCTGGTGGCGTTGGGTTGTCGTTAAACAAGAGGCCTATAATAGGTGAGCTTGTCCCCAGAATAATTACCAGACCTAATATCAGAAGCATGATGGCTCCTGTAAAAGTCATAAACTCTCTAGATAAAATCTGCGACTCTTTTTCTTGAGATGGAAGTTCTTTATATCTCCAAAAGAACATACCCAAACCAACACCCGTTATTACAAGCATAAATGCTAATAGCTGGTTATACAGCCCGAGATCCACAAAACTGTGAACGGAAGCATCCGCAAGAATCCCTGAACGGGTTAAGAACGTTTCATATACAATGGCTACATAAGCAAGGATAGCGAATAGAATAGACGACTTTTGAGCTACCGAACTTTTGCGCTGAATAATCATGGTATGAATACCAGCCGTACCAATTAACCAAGGTACTAAAGAAGCATTTTCAACGGGATCCCATGCCCAAAAGCCACCAAATGAAAGCGTTACATATGCCCAATATCCACCTAAGAAAATGGCTGTTAGCAACGATACATTCGCACTTAACGTCCATGGCAGTGCTG harbors:
- the ccsA gene encoding cytochrome c biogenesis protein CcsA, with amino-acid sequence MLGLIGKVLITLSFLSATASLFLYYQGAKNDDDSKLKIGNWLFGLKGLFLTAASAVLVYLLFTHQFQYYYVFNYTSLDLQAKYLWSAFYGGQEGSFMLWILFSWLFGFGLMRWTRAPYKAPVLFFLALTQVFLLSMILGWDLGILKLGASPFRTIAEEMPNAPFIQANPDFIPNDGTGLNDLLKSPWMMIHPPILFVGFSMMTIPYCFAMAALWKRKYNEWVGPALPWTLSANVSLLTAIFLGGYWAYVTLSFGGFWAWDPVENASLVPWLIGTAGIHTMIIQRKSSVAQKSSILFAILAYVAIVYETFLTRSGILADASVHSFVDLGLYNQLLAFMLVITGVGLGMFFWRYKELPSQEKESQILSREFMTFTGAIMLLILGLVIILGTSSPIIGLLFNDNPTPPEISFYNQWSMPIAMIMAVLTVIGQYLFWKKYNWESLSSALVYPLLVTSACTILTMIVGEVRDPYYVLYIFTAFFAVVGNAWVMVRLIIQKPKLIGGSVTHVGFGVLLIGILISSAYNKPMIDQTTEAYNERVKNGEVKDEMGFTITEPVTMLNLELKEPKIVNGKYVVTYVGYDLVNQNRPGQQTYKVLFEPIDGGKPFYMYPELYPMLATSTQDNVQWSVDPDVRTGLISDIYLYVAGSSYVKQRNDIIARRANINTTATPEGEVPETQTIRFSKGETVVVGGFEMQFIDYAMEDTTALPPNTNIGVRAQVKLAHLASDQQYMLEPLFALYNEDGDTYVFAPEVELPNHDITFSFTKVYPESGEIDLTITGLDEEYQDEWILIVAEEKPLISVVWLGTFLLMIGFSVSILRHWDRERKKNKD